From one Halothece sp. PCC 7418 genomic stretch:
- a CDS encoding cofactor assembly of complex C subunit B, translated as MINIPVLSSTLFLTVLLLIGLFFFIRASVKDRTTEVQFGADLPETDLLPKVKAYFFQRAYKVKSFDPDQEQVTLEGFVQPSWFLAIFLSVLAGSGLLCISLVLFLYFGELSYRSAFFLITLLTPLAGIFYWKKAGRVEQVSLKLDTPPTEETSQSLITVKAHRDELIQLQQALPLKRQE; from the coding sequence GTGATTAATATTCCTGTTTTATCTTCAACCTTATTTCTAACCGTCTTACTTTTAATTGGTTTATTTTTCTTTATTCGCGCTTCTGTTAAAGATCGCACCACAGAAGTTCAATTTGGTGCTGATTTGCCAGAAACGGATTTACTACCGAAAGTGAAAGCCTATTTCTTCCAACGAGCCTACAAGGTCAAATCCTTTGATCCCGATCAAGAACAAGTGACTCTCGAAGGCTTTGTGCAACCAAGTTGGTTTCTGGCGATCTTTTTATCTGTCTTAGCTGGTTCGGGGTTACTTTGTATTAGCTTGGTGCTTTTCCTTTACTTTGGTGAGTTGAGTTATCGTAGTGCGTTCTTTTTAATTACTCTGCTCACCCCTCTCGCTGGTATTTTCTATTGGAAAAAGGCTGGGCGTGTGGAACAAGTATCGCTGAAGTTAGATACTCCTCCAACTGAGGAAACATCTCAAAGTTTGATTACGGTGAAAGCCCATCGAGATGAGTTGATTCAACTACAACAAGCGTTACCGCTTAAACGTCAAGAATGA
- a CDS encoding universal stress protein, which yields MSIQSKAVNAKYNKILVAVEPRSEEQSKPNHSEVFDSAIALAKKDNSHLFIFHAINHFPARQDVLVASHVTPYAGLYEGETLAFSDRLVEETTEELNAWLRSCQELANQEGLEADYEYGVGEPGKLICELAQRYAVDLIVIGRRGRRGLSEILLGSVSNYVVHHAPCHVLVVQHS from the coding sequence ATGAGTATTCAAAGCAAGGCAGTCAATGCAAAATATAATAAAATTTTAGTTGCCGTTGAGCCTCGGAGTGAAGAACAATCAAAACCTAATCATTCAGAGGTGTTTGACAGCGCGATCGCGCTTGCGAAAAAAGACAACAGCCATCTGTTTATCTTTCATGCCATTAATCATTTCCCCGCACGACAAGATGTTTTAGTCGCCAGTCATGTCACGCCCTATGCAGGCTTATACGAGGGAGAAACACTTGCTTTTTCGGATCGGTTAGTGGAAGAAACAACCGAAGAATTAAATGCTTGGTTACGTTCTTGCCAAGAATTAGCCAATCAAGAAGGACTAGAAGCCGATTATGAATATGGGGTCGGCGAACCAGGGAAGTTAATTTGTGAATTGGCTCAGCGTTATGCAGTTGATTTAATTGTTATTGGTCGTCGTGGACGCAGAGGTCTGAGTGAAATCTTGTTAGGAAGTGTTAGTAATTATGTTGTTCATCATGCCCCGTGTCATGTTTTAGTGGTTCAACATTCCTGA
- a CDS encoding adenosine-specific kinase, translating into MTKKTPMAIEIKSVKMEIPEEANIIIGQAHFIKTVEDLYEIMVGGSSQVKFGLAFCEASGDCLLRVAGNEEALSAIAAKNGEALSAGHSFVIILQEAYPLNFLNALKQCPEVCHIYCATANPVEVLIAETEQGRGIIGVVDGFSLKGRESTKDVKARQSLLRQIGYKL; encoded by the coding sequence ATGACCAAAAAAACACCAATGGCGATTGAAATTAAGTCTGTCAAGATGGAAATTCCTGAGGAAGCGAATATTATTATCGGTCAAGCTCACTTTATTAAAACCGTTGAGGATTTGTATGAGATTATGGTGGGCGGTTCTTCTCAGGTGAAGTTTGGTTTAGCCTTTTGTGAGGCTTCAGGAGATTGTTTGTTGCGTGTTGCTGGTAATGAGGAGGCTCTCAGCGCGATCGCTGCGAAAAATGGTGAAGCGCTTTCCGCAGGACATAGCTTTGTGATTATCCTGCAAGAGGCGTATCCCCTGAATTTTTTAAATGCCCTCAAGCAGTGTCCAGAAGTGTGTCACATTTACTGTGCTACCGCTAATCCCGTCGAGGTGCTGATTGCTGAGACCGAACAAGGACGAGGGATTATTGGCGTTGTGGATGGATTTTCTCTCAAAGGACGGGAAAGCACCAAAGATGTGAAAGCACGCCAGAGTTTATTGAGGCAAATCGGATATAAACTCTAA
- a CDS encoding phasin family protein: MSNQFGFGDILQKAFYFGVGLADYAQEQAAERFKELRTQGQKLADELVKRGEMNSEEARQFVEQLISEAQRGQAQSSTDSSQQGEPRRIEIIEEEEGTNQQEKQPSANSEDEDLDTLRQQVEALREELKRLHKK; encoded by the coding sequence ATGTCAAACCAATTTGGATTCGGCGATATTCTACAAAAAGCCTTTTACTTTGGTGTCGGATTAGCAGACTACGCACAAGAACAAGCAGCCGAGCGGTTCAAAGAACTCCGAACTCAAGGACAAAAACTCGCCGATGAGTTAGTCAAACGGGGGGAAATGAACTCAGAAGAAGCGCGTCAGTTTGTGGAACAACTGATTTCTGAAGCGCAACGGGGACAAGCCCAATCTTCCACAGATTCCTCACAACAAGGCGAACCGCGACGCATTGAAATTATTGAAGAGGAGGAAGGAACAAACCAACAAGAAAAGCAACCCTCAGCAAACAGTGAAGATGAGGATCTCGATACCCTTCGCCAACAAGTGGAAGCCTTAAGAGAAGAATTAAAACGCCTCCACAAAAAATGA
- a CDS encoding diguanylate cyclase domain-containing protein: MFQSNHRVIRILSSCVTMLLALVLTNRGGIAVKKEMIRVGVYQNEPKVFLDEEGQVSGFFPALMNEIAEAENLSLQYIPCTWEQCLSDLEVGKLDLMVDVAYSPEREQRFDFNQEVVFNARSFLYTMNGITVDELPDLDQKRVAVLDGSIQEDLLRDRAQKLGIAPIWVELGSFRALFEQLHQRKVDIAVANEFIGKGFTQTYDNIQRSLLVNSSQIHLATPKGKNQELLNLIDRHLVTLKNTPNSVYHQALHHWLLGFQPLTVRSPWVEEVITAVVAISTLSIITIIIVTNYRLKKELIKRRLVEENLKQSDAQFKGLIQNVPAALLRYILYPDGSIQIPYMSPVCEKLWEIQAKDVEENANILWDMVHRDDVTPMQESVMLSAATLQPWFHEWRTTTPSGKQKWLQGRGNPKETSNKTIVWDTVIFDVTEQKLIEQALQESEQKLQEITNAVPGAVHQYLIDRKGNEQFLFMSEGIKRLYGITPQQVLDNPRLMWEVLDSETQSRLKSLVEYSATHLTPWDCEFEVTLADGEKKWIKGNSMPMQTENGIVWNGILVDISQQKWQEQLLATQQEILEDLAEGNDLETIFTELIRLIEQQTQGLMGSILLLKGKQLWHCGQSNLPTGYLKAINGIEIGKGVGSCGHTAACGELVIVADLETHPFWEDYQDLARTYGLKSCWSMPILSSNSDVLGTFALYSHTPRHPTPYEKDLISIASKVAALAIERKQQESLLEEKAEQKQLLTQVATRIRQSLDLQLVLDQTVQEIRDYLQADRVLIYRIKGEAAKVIAESVEEGCISILNKEINDPCLQSPYYLSRFQEGYIQKIADIDQADLEPCHRVMLRSYEVKANLVLGILQEEQVWGFLIAQHCHESREWQGGEVTFLQRLSEQVSIAIQQSELYEQVNLELQEKRELAEQLHFQAMHDALTQLPNRSLLMDRLQHTFQIYRRRSTEDEIHFSLLFLDLNDFKQVNDTLGHDAGDELLVTVANRLQRCLREMDTVARLGGDEFVVIIEDITGESDAIEVANRIHSAFAEPTYLNGEVVNISSSIGIVLDRPDYNYPEEMLRDADIAMYEAKQNHLKYFVFRSSMEISDR; this comes from the coding sequence ATGTTCCAATCCAATCATCGCGTGATAAGAATATTATCGAGTTGTGTGACAATGTTATTGGCTCTGGTACTGACTAATCGGGGCGGAATCGCGGTCAAGAAAGAGATGATTCGGGTGGGAGTGTATCAAAATGAACCGAAAGTGTTTCTAGATGAGGAGGGACAAGTTTCTGGTTTTTTCCCAGCCTTGATGAATGAGATCGCCGAAGCAGAAAATCTCAGCCTTCAGTATATTCCTTGCACTTGGGAGCAATGTTTGTCGGATCTGGAAGTGGGAAAATTAGATTTGATGGTGGATGTTGCCTATTCCCCTGAAAGAGAACAACGCTTTGATTTTAATCAGGAAGTGGTGTTTAATGCTCGCTCTTTTTTATACACCATGAATGGGATCACCGTGGATGAATTACCCGATTTGGATCAAAAGCGGGTGGCGGTGCTGGATGGGAGTATTCAAGAAGACTTACTGCGCGATCGCGCTCAGAAATTAGGCATTGCACCGATCTGGGTAGAATTAGGTAGTTTTCGTGCGCTCTTTGAGCAACTGCATCAGAGAAAGGTTGACATTGCGGTTGCCAACGAATTTATTGGGAAAGGTTTTACTCAAACCTATGACAACATTCAACGAAGCCTTTTAGTCAACAGTTCACAAATTCATCTGGCAACACCAAAAGGAAAAAATCAGGAGTTACTGAATTTAATTGATCGTCATCTAGTTACACTTAAAAATACCCCTAATTCTGTCTATCATCAAGCCTTACACCATTGGTTATTGGGCTTCCAACCCTTAACTGTTCGTTCTCCTTGGGTAGAAGAAGTGATTACTGCTGTCGTCGCCATTAGTACCCTTAGCATTATTACCATCATTATCGTTACTAATTACCGCTTGAAAAAAGAACTAATTAAACGTCGCTTAGTCGAAGAAAACTTAAAACAAAGTGATGCCCAATTTAAAGGATTAATTCAGAATGTTCCTGCTGCTTTATTGCGCTATATTCTCTATCCTGATGGATCGATCCAAATTCCCTATATGAGTCCCGTGTGCGAAAAACTCTGGGAAATTCAAGCCAAGGATGTAGAAGAAAATGCAAACATTTTATGGGATATGGTTCATCGTGATGATGTCACACCGATGCAAGAATCAGTGATGTTGTCGGCAGCGACGTTACAACCATGGTTTCATGAATGGCGAACGACGACCCCCTCTGGAAAACAAAAATGGTTACAAGGACGGGGAAATCCCAAGGAAACTTCTAACAAAACGATCGTCTGGGATACGGTAATTTTTGATGTTACTGAACAAAAACTCATTGAACAAGCATTGCAAGAAAGTGAACAAAAGTTACAAGAAATTACAAATGCGGTTCCAGGAGCCGTACATCAGTATCTTATTGATAGAAAAGGAAACGAACAGTTCCTCTTTATGAGTGAAGGGATCAAAAGGCTATATGGTATTACGCCACAGCAAGTATTAGACAATCCCCGTTTAATGTGGGAAGTCTTAGATTCCGAAACCCAATCTCGTCTTAAATCTTTAGTTGAATACTCCGCAACCCATTTGACCCCTTGGGATTGTGAATTTGAAGTGACTCTCGCTGACGGTGAAAAAAAATGGATTAAAGGCAATTCCATGCCGATGCAAACCGAGAATGGCATAGTTTGGAACGGCATTTTAGTGGATATCAGCCAGCAAAAATGGCAAGAACAACTCCTCGCCACCCAACAAGAAATTCTCGAAGATTTAGCTGAAGGAAATGATCTAGAAACGATTTTTACTGAACTGATTCGTTTGATTGAACAGCAAACGCAAGGCTTAATGGGGTCAATTTTATTACTGAAAGGGAAACAACTCTGGCATTGTGGTCAATCTAACTTACCCACGGGATATCTCAAAGCGATTAATGGTATTGAGATTGGTAAAGGAGTCGGTAGTTGCGGACATACTGCTGCCTGTGGTGAACTAGTTATTGTTGCCGATCTTGAAACCCATCCCTTCTGGGAAGACTACCAAGATCTGGCGCGTACTTATGGCTTAAAATCCTGTTGGTCAATGCCTATTTTGTCTTCCAATAGTGATGTTTTAGGAACATTCGCTCTCTACAGTCACACTCCACGCCATCCCACGCCCTACGAGAAAGACTTAATTAGTATTGCCTCGAAAGTTGCTGCTCTCGCCATTGAACGGAAACAACAAGAATCTCTGTTAGAAGAAAAAGCGGAACAAAAACAATTACTGACTCAAGTCGCCACTCGCATTCGCCAATCTTTAGACTTGCAATTGGTTTTAGATCAAACGGTTCAAGAAATCCGTGATTATTTACAAGCAGACCGTGTTTTAATCTATCGCATCAAGGGTGAGGCAGCAAAAGTGATTGCAGAATCAGTGGAAGAAGGCTGCATCTCCATTTTGAATAAAGAGATTAATGATCCCTGTTTGCAATCTCCTTATTATCTCTCTCGATTTCAGGAAGGTTATATTCAAAAGATTGCTGATATTGACCAAGCCGACTTAGAGCCTTGCCATCGGGTAATGCTACGCAGTTATGAAGTGAAAGCGAATCTCGTTTTAGGGATTTTACAAGAAGAACAGGTTTGGGGCTTTTTGATCGCGCAACACTGTCACGAAAGTCGGGAATGGCAAGGCGGTGAAGTCACTTTTCTGCAACGACTCTCAGAACAAGTCAGCATCGCGATTCAACAATCCGAACTTTACGAGCAAGTGAATCTTGAACTTCAAGAAAAAAGAGAACTCGCTGAGCAACTGCATTTCCAAGCCATGCACGATGCCCTCACCCAACTGCCCAATCGTAGTTTGCTGATGGATCGCTTGCAACATACGTTTCAGATTTATCGGCGACGCAGTACAGAAGATGAAATCCACTTTTCGCTGCTATTTCTTGATTTGAATGACTTTAAGCAGGTCAATGATACCTTGGGTCATGATGCAGGAGATGAACTGTTAGTGACAGTTGCCAATCGCTTACAAAGATGTCTGCGAGAGATGGATACAGTGGCGCGTTTGGGAGGAGATGAGTTTGTGGTGATTATTGAAGACATTACTGGCGAAAGTGACGCGATTGAAGTGGCTAATCGCATTCATTCTGCATTTGCCGAACCCACCTATCTGAATGGGGAAGTGGTGAACATTAGCAGCAGCATTGGTATTGTCCTTGATCGTCCAGACTATAACTATCCTGAGGAAATGCTCCGTGATGCGGATATTGCGATGTATGAGGCAAAGCAAAACCATTTGAAATATTTTGTATTTCGTTCCTCGATGGAAATCAGTGACCGCTAG